Part of the Tribolium castaneum strain GA2 chromosome 4, icTriCast1.1, whole genome shotgun sequence genome is shown below.
ttaaacatgCATTTGACTAATTGTTCGTTTCGTcagatttttacaaaaatctctTTGTTATATTACTGTTGCACCACAAAACAGCAATTAAACAAAAGGTTAGTTTGTGAAattcttacaaaaattttgtggcaCAGAACCCTGTGGGAGATCccaaaatgttaaattttgcataaacaaacacgaaaaACTAAGTAAAAGTGCATGATTTTAATCCAAAGCGTAAACtctgattttttgaaaaagtgtcGCTTTCACTCGAACTTAAGTTCACATATGTGTAAGgacaatatttaaatttttaattttcaatctCGCGAGATTCGAGAATAATTAACTAACTAGTGCATGAACGATTGAGACACaaaaaagtgcattatttCATAATCGTGCGACGATTGATAATTACCATACACGTCATGTGCAATTATTCGAGATTTTTCGGATTAGAAATTCCAAGTACAAGAGAAACTTAATTATGATTCGATTTATCGCATATTTTGATACAAATTAAGCAATAATTGCGTACAAATCTCGTCGACCTTCTACAGGAAATAAATAGTTCCGTGCATTACTGATGAATCTGGAATATGAACCATTTTTCCTTCTTATCAGTGCCTTTCACTTTAACGAAAAACTGGAAACCGGTGATGAGAAAGCCAATGAAACCAACACAAACATATcgacaataaattagaaaagaaaaaatcgcGCGCGGTCgcattataataattatacaaaaaaatgttaaaaatcgaaaactgccagaattttaattaattacgcgAAAATAAATTTGCCGGTTTCATGTAACATCTTTGGTGAAAGGTGTTACGATGAAGATGGTCACTTGGTACCACCcgatttataaataaaacatgaaTGTGTCACTGCTTTgcaattaacttaattaatatgTTTGGAATTATAGTGGCGGCGTAAAAGAAAGCTCATTATACTGTGTTTACACCGTTAGACTAGTACTTGCAAAATTTCTGTCCTTGGAACTATTCTCgttcaataattaatttgttgtgCTCAGAAATATGTAAAGCGACCAGGTTCTTGGCCCAAGGACGATAATTACTCAAGAGATTTTATCACAATGAATCATTCATTATAATAGAGACAATTCGATTATTAATTACGTCAGAAACTAAATTGTTTAGTCACCATGTGGTACTTCCTGGCCCTTCTCCACTTGACCTTAGCTGAACCCAAAGGCTCGGGGTATAGCATTTTCCTCGAACACACGCCAAGTTGGGACAGGAGACCTTACGGTTACGGACCTGCGGCACCAGTGGCCTTTGACCCTTTCAAGTACTACCCCCCAATACCCCAAAAAACGCACTTTATACAAATACTCTTTGTAGCaataacaatttcttgccaCAACCACAACCACAACCCCCAACACCCGATCCGGCAACCTTAGGCTGTGGTACCCCACCAGCAGGGTGCCCCAAATCGAGGTACCGCTCCTACGATGGTTCCTGTAATAATTTAGGGAACCCAATTTTGGGTACTCCACAGACACGATACGCGAGGCTTCTACCGGCGAATTACGCCGATGGtaagtaatttaaaatgttggtAAGGGGTGCActaatttaacagaaaaagtcagtctgttttgagaaaaaacaaTTAGCTGACAAAATCAATATCGAACAAACATTTGAATGTTTCagaaaaatcggttttacaccacaaaaataataaaatgtttgtaaacaCCGGTTATTTTTCTAACTTCGTTGGTTGTTTTTTTAGGGGTGAGCACCCCCACAGCTTCAGTAACGGGAAAACCGCTCCCAGGCTCTCGAATAGTCAGTCTTTTGATTTATCCCGATGTACAAATTGAAGATCCCAAATTTACAATTAATGCCATGCAATATGGGCAAATAATCACCCATGATATGAGCATGATTGCGGGAAGTACCCAAGCACGTAAGTGTCGCTTTTTTTCCAACTTGTTGGGTGTTGTAAATGAGTGCTTTAGAGCCCCATCAGACCAAGTGTTGTACGGCCGATGGTCAATTGCTCGAGTTTGCCAACATACCGGAACATTGTTTCCCTATAATGTTGCCCAACGATGACCCCGCTCACTCCCAGACGAATGCAAAGTGCATGAATTTTGTAAGAACGATCACTGATCGTGATCGCAACTGTGTTGGAGGCTCACAACCGGCTGAACAagtacttaattttattttccactTAACCTATCATGCAATCATATTTTAACAGTTAACTGCAGTTAACCATTACTTGGACTTATCGATAGTTTACGGTAACAGCGACCAAATCAACCAACAAGTCCGGCAATTCCAAGGCGGAAGACTTAGAGTTGAAGTACGAGATGGGAAAGAATGGTTACCGAGGAGTACCAACGCTAGTGGCGTTTGTTCTATTCAAAGCCCACAAGAAGTTTGCTATTTAGCTGGTAAGTAACAACAAGCAGTAATTAttccattaaaattattactacGTTCAGGGGACGCTCGAGTCAACCAAAACCCACAATTGACAATCCTTCAAATCATTCTTATGAGAGAACACAATCGAATTGCTGACGCTTTGGCCAAATTGAATCCACATTGGGACGACGAAACTATTTTCCAGGAAGCTAGAAGAATTGCAATCGCCGAACACCAATTTATTTCCTACTATGAATGGTTGCCGATTTTCATTGGAATTGAAAATTCGCTCAAGAACAAAATTATCTATTTGAGCAAACATTTTATCAACGATTATCGACAAGAAGTTGACCCGACGGTGCTTAACGAACACGCAACGGCCGCTTTCAGATATTTCCATTCGCTAATTGCAGGGCATTTGGAGTAAGAGcacttttttctatatttttatgaataataaattacgTAACATTTATACgtgaaaaaaaacaactgaAAACAGAAAGAAATTTGAGATTTGAATGTGGTAAATAATAAACAGCATGACCTGAGGTGACTTGAGCTGACACACTATTTGACAATCGACAAAAGTaatgttttacaattttctggtaaaataaaaacatccatcaaaataatcaaaatttcgcCATTTTTACATCTAACATTATtctacaacaataaaaatattctctaaaaaaattttatgtaattcccacaaattgagcaatttttttattaagggcCGATAATAATTCGAAGAAGCAATTAgatataattacaaaaaattcaaacttgaTTTGTGATTTTCTGTATCgccaaataaacattttcagtTTGGTAAACGAGCACCGCAGCAGCTACGGCAACTTGCGTCTCAGTGATTGGTTTAACCGTCCTGCTATTGTCGAACAGGGCGACAATTTCGATGAATTGACTCGAGGTTTGGCCACTCAGCCGGAACTCGCTTCTGATCCTTACCATGACAGTGAGGTAAAGTCGTAGCAATAACCGTGAAACCCAGATTACAATGCACATTTTTCAGATAACACAGTTTTTGTTCCGAGACGGACAACAATTCGGTTCGGATTTGAAAGCCATTGATATCCAACGTAATCGCGACCATGGACTTGCCTCCTATAACGAATATCGAGGTTTTTGTGGATTGCCCAGAGCCCACAGTTTTGAAGATTTCCTCGATGTTATGACACAAGACGTgagacaataattaataatgtaattgaaatgtagtaattttttttttgattgtcAGAATGTGAAAAAATTGGCGACACTGTACGAAAGTCCCGACGATGTTGATTTAACAGTTGGTGGTTCGTTGGAAGCCCATGTTCCGGGTACTTTATCAGGACCAACATTCTTGTGTATTCTGACTGAACAGTTCTATAGAACTCGAGTTGGGGATAGGTTTTGGTTCGAGAATCAACACAACGGATTCACTTTAGGTTAGTTGTTAAAGTAacccaattaaaaataattcaaacgTAATTACAGCACAATTAAACGCAATTCGTAAAACGAGCATTTCGAGATTATTATGCGACAATGGCCATCACATCCAAGCCATGCAACCAAGAGGCTTTGAAAGAATATCTCACGAGTacgtagtttttttttcttcttacaTCATAATTAGTGTGAATTTGATTGATGAGAGAATTATTTTAGTAATCCGATTACACCGTGCGAAAATTTGCCAGCTGTTGATCTCACTTTGTGGAAGGAAGTTCCGTTTGGTGTCGAACGTCCGTACGATTTCGGGTCGGACTTTTCCGATGAATTCTTTTGGAAGAAGAAATAAATTGTTGTGATTGTCTCAGACAATTGTTTTGTgcctaaatatttttatttgtttttatttgtacattttCTAGTTAAGTTCATGTTAATACTAGGCTTTATTTGATAGAACTTCGAAAGTCGAATATTATTTGCactttaatttatgttttatctaattttgtatatttatgacagtattaataaaaaactctatttTCGTAAAACGgtgtttttgtgaaaataaattgagGGTCAcctaagaaaataaattaatttattttcaaagcgCTAACAACTTTTAGCAAACaagtagcaatttttttttaatgtgagaCATCCAACCACGCATTTATTTTGGGTTATGTAAATTAAGTAACACAGTACTGGAAATTCCACTAGCAGGTAATTTTCACCCTTTCTGAATGCAAAACAAGCAGGTACTTAAATACGTCGTGACTACCATTGAAAGTTTAGTTTACTGTCAGCCCTTATCAGTGCTTTTCGTGACCACGGAAGACAACATGAATAATTTAGTACGTAAAAACAGTCCTTTTTCCgaacaaaattttagtaattttttattccggcAGTGTCTAAAAACATTTCTACTTTCGATAACGCTCGCTATCGCTTTGTGCACTCGTCTTCAGTGCCAATCAACTGATTTTTGCTTCTGTCCTGAAGATTTCGAAGACACTTACCTTTGCCCGTTTGATTATGCCCAAGTTGGAGGTTTCCAAATCACCATAACAAAACTCCAACAAGTCATAATTGAGTGTTCTAATTTACCAATTTTCAACCCCAAACATTTACCCAACATAACTCTCACTAAAACTAATTTGCTACGTTTAAGGTTTTGTCCTTTACCACCTCAAGGTTTTGgggaaattttgcaaaatctaGGAGTCGAAGACGTTTCAATGGTCGATGTTGAATATGGAAATTCGGTAATCGGAAAAGATCAATTCCAACAATTACGAAGCTTGAAATATTTGAAACTGAGcgaaaacattttaaacaatCTTGAAGAcggtattttttcaaatactcCAAATTTGCGAGGGCTCGAATTAAACAACAATCATTTAACccaattaaaaccaaatttattgCACAAACTTGAGTTTCTGGAATTATTAAACCTTGCCGACAATCAATTGGAAACAATACCGGATGATTTATTCAcaaaatgccaaaaattaatagttGTGGTACTTCGAGGCAATAAGCTTAAACACCTCCCcgtaaatttgtttaaaaatttacacaacTTGGAAGAATTGGATTTGTCGGACAACCAAATTGAAACAATTCACACTTTGCCTTTGAAATCGCTCAAAAATTTGGATCTGAGCTATAACCAAAATTTGGTACTACCGGAACAGTTTTTCTCAGATCTTTACCGATTGGAACAAATCGACTTGTCTGGTTGCAACTTgacaaaattaccaaataaCATGTTCAAAAACTGTCATGAATTAAAAATGGTGGCGCTCCGAAGGAACAATTTGAAGTACTTCCCCCAAAAATTTTTCGACAATCTCTACAACTTGGAAGAATTGGACGTAGCAAGCAACCAAATTGAATCAATTCCCGATTTAAAgtcattaacaaaattaaaaatcatcaAACTTGAAAACAACAACATTCAAGTACTACCTCCCGAAATTTTCAGCGATTTGATCCGACTTGAAGAACTGTATCTTCAACAAAACCAAATCGAGACTATTcattcaaaactttttttcaataacgACGAATTACGGATTATAAATCTGTCTGAAAACCGTTACTCGAGAAGTGACGAAGTACTCTTCAAGGACACTATCAATATTGAAGAAATCGACTTAAGTAACAACTTAATTACAAGAATTGAGGATGTTGTCACGCTTGACAATAAACCATTCCTCCAAAAAATTGACCTGACTTACAACCTAATTGGTGCCGTTTCGGTAAGTACTACTTTTGTCTTCTCCATATTGtgaaactcaatttttcagCTCGTAACTCTACAAGGGGTTTCAAATGTGGACGTGTTTTTGGACCACAACAACATATCAATAGTGCGATTCGACAATATCGATTTAATTTCCAGTACTTACGTTTCAACGATTTATCTAAGCGACAATCCTTTGACATACGACTGTCACAATTATGAGTTATTTAAGCACATTGAGAGCCACAATGGTCACATTTTCGACATACGAAGTAACCTTGAAATGGTACCACTTGCTACCATTTACTGTCCTTTAACAAAGTGTCCAGAACAATGTTTTTGCAAGTGGAGACCGTTTGACAATTCAGTTATTGTCGACTGTGCCAATAGGAAACTTTCATCAGTTCCACCACTAGTTTTTAATTGGACCAATTTCAGTCAAATTGAGGTGCATTTGCAAAATAACAATTTGCAAACAGTTGATTTGACCGGTTATGCCaacgtaacaaaattgttCCTTTCTGGGAACTTTATAAGGGAATTATCATGGGTACCGCCAAAAATACAGGTATGGTCGTACCATtactaatatttttcttaCTTTAAACGTTACTAAAATTTGACAGATGCTGCATTTGGACCATAACAACATCACTCGGTTAAATTACGACATAATTCAAGCCTTGAATACTTCAAGTTTGCGTAATTTAACTCTGGACCATAATCCATGGATTTGTGATTGTAGTACTGAAAATTTGACAAGTTTCATCCGAAATCGTTTTAAACAGATAAATTATCACCATGTCATTTGCACCAACAGTACTAGGAGACTTGTAGACTTAACCCGAAGCGTTTTATGTCCCGACTTGACCCTACTTTACCTAACTCTAGTTGCAAGCTTTCTAGTACTACCCTCCATATTCGTAGCTATTTTCtcggttttcaaaaaaaacataaaattttggttGTTTTCGAAGAATTTATGCTTATGGTGGGTCTCTGAGGAGGATTTAGACAAGGATAAATTGTTTGACGCCTTTGTGAGTTATTCCCACAAAGATGAGGCATATATTGTAGAAACGTTGGTACCCAAATTGGAATCAGAAGgttacaaaatttgtttacattttcgGGATTGGGTACCGGGTGAAATGATCAGTACCCAAATTGTAACTTCAATTGCAACGTCAAAACGCACAATTGTGGTACtttcgcaaaattttcttcaaagtGTTTGGGCCAAAGAAGAATTCAAACAGGCCCATGCTGAGGGAATGAGAGAGGGTCGAGTAAAAATTATCATGATTTTGCTTGGAGAAATCGATATTGAAGGACTGGATCAGGAGCTGAGACTGTATCTCAGGACGAATACCTACCTCAAATTGGGTGATTCTCACTTCTGGGAGAAGCTTCAATATGCGTTACCTCATCGGAAACTGGACGTATAGActttatgtaatatttttttgtaaatataaaaCTTTGTATTGTTGATTGCCTAACTCAATTGATACGACCCTGTCCGAGTGTTCCCGACGTGTCACGTCAAAATATGGCCGACTCTGATGCGGCCCGAAGTGCAATAAGAGTCGCCGAAAACATGAAAATGCCAAATGGGCCCCGTGTTGTCACCATAAATAAAACAGAGACTGGGTTCGGTTTTAATGTCCGGGGGCAAGTGAGCGAAGGGGGCCAACTGCGAAGTATCAATGGGGAGTTGTACGCCCCCTTACAGCATGTCAGCGCTGTGTTGGACAGGGGGGCTGCCGAACAGGCTGGGATACGCAAAGGCGACCGGATTCTAGAAGTGTGAGTACATGGGGGCTTCACCAACGTGTCAATTTGTGGGGCACTTGGAcagagttattgatttttattcgGTGAATGACAGATAGATACTTGGGTTTGCCTCGGGATGTTCAGGGGGCTGCTTGAAGCACTCAGAATGTCACTAAATTGGCCATTTTCGTTTAAACAACTGAAAGTGTTTTATTGCCAACACAAAAAATTCGTGAAactcaaatttgaaataattaattaattaatggtttgagcgaaaaatgcaaattattatGGAAACGAGGGGAGGGGGATCAGCCACCAATCACAcggttttattaattgtttaataaatttttgtccattttttttccaatgcattgtcaatgta
Proteins encoded:
- the LOC655587 gene encoding peroxidase, which codes for MWYFLALLHLTLAEPKGSGYSIFLEHTPSWDRRPYGYGPAAPVAFDPFNNNNFLPQPQPQPPTPDPATLGCGTPPAGCPKSRYRSYDGSCNNLGNPILGTPQTRYARLLPANYADGVSTPTASVTGKPLPGSRIVSLLIYPDVQIEDPKFTINAMQYGQIITHDMSMIAGSTQAQPHQTKCCTADGQLLEFANIPEHCFPIMLPNDDPAHSQTNAKCMNFVRTITDRDRNCVGGSQPAEQLTAVNHYLDLSIVYGNSDQINQQVRQFQGGRLRVEVRDGKEWLPRSTNASGVCSIQSPQEVCYLAGDARVNQNPQLTILQIILMREHNRIADALAKLNPHWDDETIFQEARRIAIAEHQFISYYEWLPIFIGIENSLKNKIIYLSKHFINDYRQEVDPTVLNEHATAAFRYFHSLIAGHLDLVNEHRSSYGNLRLSDWFNRPAIVEQGDNFDELTRGLATQPELASDPYHDSEITQFLFRDGQQFGSDLKAIDIQRNRDHGLASYNEYRGFCGLPRAHSFEDFLDVMTQDNVKKLATLYESPDDVDLTVGGSLEAHVPGTLSGPTFLCILTEQFYRTRVGDRFWFENQHNGFTLAQLNAIRKTSISRLLCDNGHHIQAMQPRGFERISHDNPITPCENLPAVDLTLWKEVPFGVERPYDFGSDFSDEFFWKKK
- the LOC655507 gene encoding protein toll, whose protein sequence is MQNKQVLKYVVTTIESLVYCQPLSVLFVTTEDNMNNLCLKTFLLSITLAIALCTRLQCQSTDFCFCPEDFEDTYLCPFDYAQVGGFQITITKLQQVIIECSNLPIFNPKHLPNITLTKTNLLRLRFCPLPPQGFGEILQNLGVEDVSMVDVEYGNSVIGKDQFQQLRSLKYLKLSENILNNLEDGIFSNTPNLRGLELNNNHLTQLKPNLLHKLEFLELLNLADNQLETIPDDLFTKCQKLIVVVLRGNKLKHLPVNLFKNLHNLEELDLSDNQIETIHTLPLKSLKNLDLSYNQNLVLPEQFFSDLYRLEQIDLSGCNLTKLPNNMFKNCHELKMVALRRNNLKYFPQKFFDNLYNLEELDVASNQIESIPDLKSLTKLKIIKLENNNIQVLPPEIFSDLIRLEELYLQQNQIETIHSKLFFNNDELRIINLSENRYSRSDEVLFKDTINIEEIDLSNNLITRIEDVVTLDNKPFLQKIDLTYNLIGAVSLVTLQGVSNVDVFLDHNNISIVRFDNIDLISSTYVSTIYLSDNPLTYDCHNYELFKHIESHNGHIFDIRSNLEMVPLATIYCPLTKCPEQCFCKWRPFDNSVIVDCANRKLSSVPPLVFNWTNFSQIEVHLQNNNLQTVDLTGYANVTKLFLSGNFIRELSWVPPKIQMLHLDHNNITRLNYDIIQALNTSSLRNLTLDHNPWICDCSTENLTSFIRNRFKQINYHHVICTNSTRRLVDLTRSVLCPDLTLLYLTLVASFLVLPSIFVAIFSVFKKNIKFWLFSKNLCLWWVSEEDLDKDKLFDAFVSYSHKDEAYIVETLVPKLESEGYKICLHFRDWVPGEMISTQIVTSIATSKRTIVVLSQNFLQSVWAKEEFKQAHAEGMREGRVKIIMILLGEIDIEGLDQELRLYLRTNTYLKLGDSHFWEKLQYALPHRKLDV